The nucleotide window AGAATCCTTGTCCCCTCTTTCAAATCCACCTTGCCTTTTGCTGTATATACGTTCTGTTCCCTATTATGTTCCAGAATAAATGCGGAAATATCTACAGGATTCGCGAATGAAGTTTTATAATCCAACTGCTTGCTATATACACATAGCGGTACTGTAAGAATAAATATTAAAAGTATGTTTCTAAAAAATTTCATTAATTATTGCCTTTGCCTCTCCTATTGTATAGAAGGAACCTGTTATTAAAATCAAATCTTTATCCTTTGCGATAGCCTTTGCTTCTTTGAGGGCACTTCTTACATCTTCTGTTATAATTGCACCTCTCACATATGCCTTCATATAGTCGGGTGGGAGTGCTCTTTCTATATCAGGCCTTGTAAGTATTGTTGTATCCATCAAGGGTGTAATCTCTTCAAGCATTTCTTTGTATTCCTTGTCCTTCATAACACCGAAAATCAATATTTTCCTCTTATCTCTGTAATGCGTATTCATAAACTCAGAAAGCGCACGGGCGCCATGGAGGTTATGGGCCCCATCCAAAATGATTACGGGTTTTTCCTTTACCACCTCCAATCTGCCCTGCCATTTAATATTGGACAAAGCATTATATATGGAATCTTCATTGACAGGGAGTCCTAAGGATAACAAAACTTCTATTGCACATAAGGCTAATGCCACGTTTGTGAACTGATGGTCTCCTTTCAGATTTACGAAGATGTCTGGTAATCTTTTATTGAGCCCTGAATAAGACATGCGTTGGTCCCCAATCTTTTCATAGAAGAAGTCCTTGCCAAGCATATATACAGGGCTTCTAAGCTCTTTAGCAGTTTCCTCTATTATATGTTTGGACATATCCGTTACACCAGTAATAACGGGCACCTCTTCCTTTATAATACCGGCCTTTTCTTTTGCTATTTCTATAGTGCTCTTGCCAAGATAATCCATATGGTCAAAAGCAACATTTGTTATAATGCTTATTAAAGGTTTTATTACATTCGTCGAA belongs to Pseudomonadota bacterium and includes:
- a CDS encoding bifunctional folylpolyglutamate synthase/dihydrofolate synthase; this translates as MKEYSDALRYLYNLEKFGIVFGLDNIKWILNIMGNPQNSLKTIHIGGTNGKGSVACILSNISKEAGYTVGRYTSPHLISFTERIAINEAEIKEEEVAELTEFVRQKVEKEDKNRFFTFFDFTTAIAFEYFNRKNVDISIIEVGLGGRLDSTNVIKPLISIITNVAFDHMDYLGKSTIEIAKEKAGIIKEEVPVITGVTDMSKHIIEETAKELRSPVYMLGKDFFYEKIGDQRMSYSGLNKRLPDIFVNLKGDHQFTNVALALCAIEVLLSLGLPVNEDSIYNALSNIKWQGRLEVVKEKPVIILDGAHNLHGARALSEFMNTHYRDKRKILIFGVMKDKEYKEMLEEITPLMDTTILTRPDIERALPPDYMKAYVRGAIITEDVRSALKEAKAIAKDKDLILITGSFYTIGEAKAIINEIF